The following proteins are encoded in a genomic region of Periophthalmus magnuspinnatus isolate fPerMag1 chromosome 10, fPerMag1.2.pri, whole genome shotgun sequence:
- the nudt6 gene encoding nucleoside diphosphate-linked moiety X motif 6, with protein MSALVRTFRFVTLFRRTFRGGAACPTRKSVRAVSCSVTCLQQQKAEGSSGLVGKVDRFGGVTVDLGDSSVAEDISENAFSRLLHDSLVQWRAEDKVAVWLRIPISLSRCAAAASTQGFTFHHAKAHHTVMALWLQEGESRLPGFATHQVGVAGAVVDKSNGKVLVVQDRNKTKNAWKFPGGLSDPGENIGATAVREVLEETGVHSEFRSLLSIRQQHNHPGAFGMSDMYLICRLSPLSYHIDFCPQECLRCEWLPLEELAQTTDTTPITSRVARLLLYGLKHGFNHIDLTMEEMPAVYSGMFYQLYHRPLPKKKA; from the exons ATGTCTGCCTTAGTAAGGACCTTTAGATTTGTAACCTTGTTCAGGAGGACGTTTAGAGGTGGAGCAGCCTGTCCTACACGCAAATCTGTCCGTGCAGTTTCATGTTCGGTGACCTGTTTACAGCAGCAGAAGGCGGAGGGATCCAGCGGGCTCGTGGGCAAAGTGGACCGGTTCGGAGGGGTGACAGTCGACCTGGGTGACAGCAGTGTAGCAGAGGACATAAGCGAGAATGCATTTAGTAGATTACTCCACg ACTCGTTGGTGCAATGGAGAGCAGAGGATAAAGTGGCTGTGTGGCTCAGGATCCCCATCTCTCTGAGCAGATGTGCGGCTGCTGCCTCCACACAGGGCTTCACCTTCCATCACGCCAAAGCCCACCACACCGTCATGGCCCTGTGGCTCCAGGAGGGCGAGAGCCGATTGCCCGGGTTCGCCACTCATCAAGTAGGAGTAGCAG GTGCAGTTGTTGACAAGTCCAATGGAAAGGTTCTGGTTGTTCAAGACCGAAATAAG ACAAAGAATGCATGGAAGTTCCCTGGAGGTCTGTCTGATCCCGGGGAGAATATTG GTGCCACAGCAGTGCGCGAGGTGTTGGAGGAGACGGGAGTGCACTCAGAGTTCAGGTCTCTGCTCAGTATTCgacagcagcacaaccatcccGGGGCCTTTGGCATGTCCGACATGTACCTGATCTGCCGCCTCAGCCCCCTGTCCTACCACATCGACTTCTGCCCTCAGGAGTGTCTGCGTTGTGAGTGGCTCCCCCTGGAGGAGCTAGCCCAGACCACAGACACCACCCCCATCACCTCCAGAGTGGCCCGTCTGCTGCTGTACGGCTTGAAGCATGGATTCAACCACATCGACCTCACTATGGAGGAGATGCCCGCCGTGTACTCGGGCATGTTCTACCAGCTGTACCACCGGCCGCTACCCAAGAAGAAGGCCTAG
- the fgf2 gene encoding fibroblast growth factor 2, which yields MATGEITTLPPSTEDGGAGGLTPGTFKDPKRLYCKNGGYFLRIRSDGIVDGIREKSDPHIKLQLQATSVGEVVIKGLYANRYLAMNRDGRLFGVRRATEECYFLERLESNNYNTYSSKKYPHMYVALKRSGHHKSGNKTSPGQKAILFLPMSAKS from the exons ATGGCTACTGGTGAAATCACAACCCTGCCCCCTTCCACCGAAGATGGCGGTGCCGGTGGTCTAACTCCAGGGACTTTCAAGGACCCCAAAAGATTGTACTGCAAGAACGGGGGATACTTTCTGAGGATAAGGTCGGATGGAATCGTGGATGGGATACGGGAGAAGAGCGATCCTCATA TAAAGCTTCAGCTGCAGGCGACCTCAGTGGGGGAGGTGGTCATCAAGGGGCTGTATGCTAACCGCTATTTGGCCATGAACAGAGATGGACGTTTGTTTGGAGTG AGGCGTGCCACAGAGGAGTGTTACTTCTTAGAGCGCCTGGAGAGTAACAACTACAACACGTACAGCTCAAAGAAGTACCCACACATGTATGTGGCCCTCAAGAGGTCTGGACATCACAAATCTGGAAACAAGACCAGCCCCGGTCAGAAGGCcatcctctttctccccatGTCAGCCAAGAGCTAA